In a single window of the Desulfovibrio aminophilus DSM 12254 genome:
- a CDS encoding sigma-70 family RNA polymerase sigma factor, protein MKPVNRAATAEPEYLEPEAPESEPQEEELLDEELAGEEADAEVAPEPFTLPAPTGRGEVVARDPLHLYLREISRFPLLAPEEEFELARRVREKNDQDAAFRLVSSHLRLVVKIAMDFQRRWMQNVLDLIQEGNVGLMKAVRKFDPDKGIKFSYYAAFWIKAYILKYIMDNWRMVKIGTTQAQRKLFYNLNKERQRLQSMGFDPTTQALSESLGVSETEIDEMDQRLSRNDMSLDLPLGEDSDTTRMDLLPSLTPGVEETLVNEQISRLLLKNLRTIEPKLSDKERIILNERLLSDEPVTLREIGQRFGVTRERVRQIEARLLEKLREHLENKVEGFSKDWIRDRG, encoded by the coding sequence ATGAAGCCCGTGAACCGCGCCGCGACGGCGGAACCCGAGTACCTCGAGCCCGAAGCGCCGGAGTCCGAGCCCCAGGAGGAGGAACTCCTGGACGAGGAACTGGCGGGCGAGGAGGCTGACGCCGAGGTTGCGCCCGAGCCCTTCACCCTGCCCGCGCCCACCGGCCGGGGCGAGGTGGTGGCGCGCGACCCTCTGCATCTCTACCTGCGGGAAATTTCCCGTTTCCCCCTGCTGGCCCCGGAAGAGGAGTTCGAACTGGCCCGCCGGGTGCGCGAGAAGAACGACCAGGACGCGGCCTTCCGGCTGGTCTCCTCGCACCTGCGTCTGGTGGTCAAGATCGCCATGGACTTCCAGCGCCGCTGGATGCAGAACGTGCTCGACCTGATCCAGGAGGGCAACGTGGGGCTGATGAAGGCGGTGCGCAAGTTCGACCCGGACAAGGGCATCAAGTTCAGCTATTACGCCGCGTTCTGGATCAAGGCCTACATCCTGAAGTACATCATGGACAACTGGCGCATGGTCAAGATCGGGACCACCCAGGCCCAGCGCAAGCTATTCTACAATCTGAACAAGGAGCGCCAGCGCCTCCAGTCCATGGGTTTCGACCCCACCACCCAGGCCCTCTCCGAAAGCCTGGGGGTGAGCGAGACCGAGATCGACGAGATGGATCAGCGCCTCTCGCGCAACGACATGTCCCTGGACCTGCCCCTGGGCGAGGACTCGGACACCACGCGCATGGACCTGCTGCCCTCGCTCACTCCGGGAGTGGAGGAAACGCTGGTCAACGAACAGATTTCCCGTCTCCTGCTGAAGAACCTGCGGACCATCGAACCCAAGCTCTCGGACAAGGAGCGGATCATTCTCAACGAACGGCTGCTCTCGGACGAGCCCGTGACCCTGCGCGAGATCGGGCAGCGGTTCGGCGTCACTCGCGAGCGCGTCCGCCAGATCGAGGCCCGGCTCCTGGAAAAGCTCCGGGAACATCTGGAAAACAAGGTCGAAGGCTTTTCCAAGGACTGGATACGTGACCGTGGTTGA